From a region of the Rhodococcus sp. 4CII genome:
- a CDS encoding MDR family MFS transporter, with product MTETQTRPPVEETTAMTHREILEALTGLLAALFTALLSSTIVATALPTIIGDLKGTQTAYAWVITSALLANAASTPIWGKLADLFNKKVLVQSAIVIFVIGSVIAGFAHNVPILLTARVIQGIGMGGLTALVVAIIGTIVSPRERGRYSGYMGAVMAVSMSGGPILGGVIVDSPLGWRWCFFVCVPLAVIALILLQRTLHLATEKKDDVSIDWLGALLLTAGVSILLIWVSFAGKAGYYEWFSRETAMYVGSGVLLLAATILVEAKAKAPIIPLKIVTEKTTGLAIIASIAVGVGMFGSTTFLGQYFQTARGYTPTMAGVLTIPMVAGMLIGTVGSGQLITRFGKWKPFVVGGAVLMIIGFGLLGTIDHETSLTLVGTYIAIIGLGMGMLMQNLVLAVQNTVSVQNIGAASSSVAFFRTFGGAIGVSVLGSVLATRVADLSADGFAKIGIKTGGGGGSLDLTSMPAPVQGVIRAAYGDATGRIFLIAAVVAIITLIAVILLPNRPLRRTIDLSSEQEPVQEPEYAPVPEYAPEPVTAPIQSSDISGGRHEAPADQHQPFAGLSADARDRLLSMLLPQPEQTLEAIDEAEKIRDEVNRLRNDLNAKLVEFDAVWDRLRELGLSEEQVAGVLGGGQVTDTGNGALIR from the coding sequence ATGACCGAAACACAGACTCGGCCGCCGGTTGAAGAAACGACGGCCATGACGCACCGCGAAATCCTCGAGGCCCTCACGGGCCTGCTCGCAGCGCTGTTCACCGCACTGCTGAGCAGCACGATCGTCGCCACCGCCCTCCCGACGATCATCGGTGACCTGAAGGGCACGCAGACCGCGTACGCCTGGGTCATCACCAGCGCGTTGCTCGCCAACGCGGCCTCGACTCCCATCTGGGGCAAGCTCGCCGACCTGTTCAACAAGAAGGTGCTCGTCCAGAGCGCGATCGTCATCTTCGTCATCGGTTCGGTGATCGCCGGTTTCGCGCACAACGTCCCGATCCTGCTGACCGCACGTGTCATCCAGGGCATCGGCATGGGTGGCCTGACGGCACTGGTCGTCGCCATCATCGGCACCATCGTCTCTCCCCGTGAGCGCGGTCGCTACTCCGGCTACATGGGCGCCGTCATGGCCGTGTCGATGTCGGGCGGCCCGATCCTCGGCGGCGTCATCGTCGACAGCCCCCTCGGGTGGCGCTGGTGCTTCTTCGTGTGTGTGCCGCTCGCGGTCATCGCCCTGATCCTGCTGCAGCGCACGCTGCACCTCGCGACCGAGAAGAAGGACGACGTCTCCATCGACTGGCTCGGCGCCCTGCTGCTGACCGCCGGTGTGTCCATCCTGCTCATCTGGGTCTCGTTCGCCGGCAAGGCGGGCTACTACGAGTGGTTCTCCCGCGAGACCGCCATGTACGTCGGATCCGGTGTGCTCCTGCTGGCCGCGACGATCCTCGTCGAAGCCAAGGCCAAGGCCCCGATCATCCCGCTGAAGATCGTCACCGAGAAGACCACCGGCCTCGCCATCATCGCGTCCATCGCCGTCGGTGTCGGCATGTTCGGTTCCACCACGTTCCTCGGTCAGTACTTCCAGACCGCACGCGGTTACACCCCGACGATGGCCGGCGTGCTCACCATCCCGATGGTGGCCGGCATGCTCATCGGCACGGTCGGATCCGGGCAGCTCATCACCCGCTTCGGCAAGTGGAAGCCGTTCGTCGTCGGCGGCGCCGTCCTCATGATCATCGGCTTCGGACTGCTTGGCACCATCGATCACGAAACCAGCCTGACCTTGGTCGGCACGTACATCGCGATCATCGGCCTCGGCATGGGCATGCTGATGCAGAACCTGGTGCTCGCGGTGCAGAACACCGTCAGCGTCCAGAACATCGGTGCCGCATCCAGTTCGGTCGCCTTCTTCCGGACCTTCGGCGGCGCGATCGGCGTCTCGGTTCTCGGTTCGGTGCTCGCCACCCGGGTCGCCGACCTGTCGGCCGACGGCTTCGCGAAGATCGGCATCAAGACCGGAGGCGGCGGCGGAAGCCTGGACCTGACGTCCATGCCCGCTCCCGTGCAGGGCGTCATCCGCGCCGCCTACGGTGACGCGACCGGCCGGATCTTCCTGATCGCCGCCGTCGTCGCCATCATCACCCTGATCGCCGTCATCCTGCTGCCCAACCGCCCGCTGCGTCGCACCATCGACCTGTCGAGCGAGCAGGAGCCCGTCCAGGAACCCGAGTACGCCCCCGTTCCGGAGTACGCACCCGAGCCCGTCACGGCGCCGATCCAGTCGTCCGATATCAGCGGCGGCAGGCACGAGGCTCCGGCGGATCAGCACCAGCCCTTCGCCGGGTTGAGCGCCGACGCCCGCGACCGTCTCCTCTCCATGCTGCTGCCCCAGCCGGAGCAGACCCTGGAGGCGATCGACGAGGCCGAGAAGATCCGCGACGAGGTCAACCGCCTCCGCAACGATCTCAATGCCAAGCTCGTCGAGTTCGACGCAGTCTGGGATCGCCTGCGCGAGCTGGGACTGAGCGAAGAGCAGGTGGCCGGCGTCCTCGGCGGCGGCCAGGTGACGGACACCGGCAACGGCGCCCTCATCCGCTGA
- a CDS encoding GtrA family protein produces the protein MIVQFHDAVGPSTYPPLRGRAGGLFAQLTRFTLVGTSSNVLYALAFFTLDGYGSFVANLVGVVTSSMLANELHRRLTFRAADRVRWFVAQWEGGTLALIGLAVSTLALALLGALFPGADGLAQVALVVAVSAVVGGLRFLALRGWVFAP, from the coding sequence ATGATCGTCCAGTTCCACGACGCCGTCGGCCCGTCCACGTATCCCCCTCTACGTGGACGGGCCGGTGGCCTGTTCGCTCAGCTGACCCGGTTCACCCTGGTGGGCACGTCGAGCAATGTGCTCTACGCTCTCGCGTTCTTCACCCTCGACGGGTACGGGTCGTTCGTCGCCAACCTGGTCGGCGTCGTGACCAGCTCGATGCTGGCCAACGAACTCCACCGACGGCTCACCTTCCGCGCCGCCGACCGCGTCCGCTGGTTCGTCGCCCAGTGGGAAGGCGGCACGCTCGCGCTGATCGGCCTGGCCGTCAGCACACTCGCACTCGCCCTCCTCGGCGCGCTCTTCCCCGGCGCAGACGGACTGGCGCAGGTCGCACTCGTCGTCGCGGTCAGCGCGGTCGTCGGGGGGCTGCGATTCCTCGCCCTCCGCGGTTGGGTCTTCGCCCCGTGA